One Glycine max cultivar Williams 82 chromosome 3, Glycine_max_v4.0, whole genome shotgun sequence DNA window includes the following coding sequences:
- the LOC100797044 gene encoding F-box protein At2g32560, translating into MSLLNLPYPILDCILKLLSPMDLTRMSEVCTFLRDRCRSDPLWELHMKQKWGGVIGDVAYKEWLWHITTPKEKGINQLNQPNNQNGSMGPFSGTWPMLYLRSYLEDCSYLNSSSLANSFMMALYFSLENGNFWFPAQIYRGLYFRDALVRYDSKTDNFQARQQNAGWKIMGNNIQWDKLRAPPVDTLPSVRYVSDCLQDLKPGDHIELQWKSSRDIPYDWWYAVIGHMESCNENENFCRCRYSETLIVEFEQYPLGSRMRRVKLLKNGDQCEESTGCYGGIRKLYSEEEIQRWENILSRGMAGTRVK; encoded by the exons ATGTCTCTCTTGAATTTGCCATATCCCATATTGGATTGCATTCTAAAGCTTCTTTCACCAATGGATCTCACTAGGATGTCTGAAGTGTGTACTTTTTTAAGGGATAGATGTCGAAGTGATCCTTTGTGGGAACTCCACATGAAGCAAAAATGGGGTGGAGTCATTGGTGATGTTGCTTACAAGGAGTGGCTATGGCACATCACAACACCAAAGGAGAAAGGAATTAACCAATTGAATCAACCCAACAATCAAAATGGATCAATGGGACCTTTCAGTGGTACTTGGCCTATGTTATACCTCAGGTCATATCTTGAAGATTGTAGTTATCTTAATTCCTCATCATTGGCAAATAGCTTCATGATGGCTTTGTATTTCTCTCTAGAGAATGGCAATTTCTGGTTTCCAGCTCAAATCTACAGG GGATTGTATTTTCGTGACGCCTTAGTTAGATATGATTCCAAAACTGATAACTTTCAAGCAAG ACAACAAAATGCAGGCTGGAAAATAATGGGGAACAACATCCAATGGGATAAGCTGAGAGCTCCCCCAGTTGATACCCTTCCATCTGTTAGATACGTCTCTGATTGCTTACAAGACTTAAAACCAGGAGATCATATTGAGCTCCAATGGAAGTCAAGTAGAGATATTCCTTATG ATTGGTGGTATGCTGTTATTGGTCACATGGAATCATGTAATGAAAACGAAAACTTCTGCCGCTGTCGTTACTCTG AGACACTGATCGTGGAGTTCGAGCAATACCCTCTTGGATCTAGAATGAGACGAGTAAAGCTGCTAAAAAATGGGGATCAATGTGAAGAATCAACTGGATGCTATGGAGGAATTAGAAAGCTTTATAGTGAGGAGGAGATTCAAAGATGGGAGAATATCTTGTCACGGGGCATGGCCGGAACAAGagtaaaataa
- the LOC100797585 gene encoding F-box protein At2g26850 codes for MSLLNLPEPILDCILKLLSPMELVSMSEVCTCLRDRCRSDPLWEVHIKKKWGGVIGDVAYKEWHWHITTTKEKGINQLHQQHNIQNGSLGPFSGTWPMLYLRSYLEDCSHLNTSLANSFMMALYFSLENGKFWFPAQIYRGLLVRDALVRYDSKTDKFQARQQNGGWQVMGNNIQWDILRAPPVDTPPWNLHVSDCLQDLKPEDHIEIQRKPRRESTPYDWWYAVIGHMESCNENQNFCRCRYSETLIVEFKQYSHGSSMRRVKLPRNGEQFEEPTRCYGGIRKLHSDEEIQRWEKLLPPHQTPVYIA; via the exons ATGTCTCTCTTGAATTTGCCAGAACCCATATTGGATTGCATTCTAAAGCTCCTTTCACCAATGGAACTCGTTAGCATGTCTGAAGTGTGTACTTGTTTGAGGGATAGATGTCGAAGTGATCCTTTGTGGGAAGTCCACATAAAGAAGAAATGGGGTGGAGTCATTGGTGATGTTGCTTACAAGGAGTGGCATTGGCATATCACAACAACTAAGGAGAAAGGAATTAACCAACTGCATCAACAGCACAATATTCAGAATGGATCATTAGGGCCTTTCAGTGGTACTTGGCCTATGTTATATCTCAGGTCTTATTTAGAAGATTGTAGCCATCTTAATACCTCATTGGCAAATAGTTTTATGATGGCTTTGTATTTCTCTCTAGAGAATGGCAAGTTCTGGTTTCCAGCTCAAATCTACAGG GGACTACTGGTTCGAGATGCCTTAGTAAGATATGATTCCAAAACAGATAAGTTTCAAGCAAG ACAACAAAATGGAGGTTGGCAAGTAATGGGAAATAACATCCAATGGGATATCCTGAGAGCTCCACCAGTAGATACCCCTCCATGGAATCTACACGTGTCTGATTGCTTACAAGACTTAAAACCAGAGGATCATATTGAGATCCAACGTAAGCCAAGAAGAGAAAGTACACCATATG ATTGGTGGTATGCTGTTATTGGTCACATGGAATCATGTAATGAAAATCAGAACTTCTGCCGCTGTCGATACTCTG AGACATTAATCGTGGAGTTTAAGCAATATTCTCATGGATCAAGCATGAGACGAGTAAAGTTACCCAGAAATGGAGAACAATTTGAAGAACCAACACGATGCTATGGAGGAATTAGAAAGCTTCACAGTGACGAGGAGATACAAAGATGGGAGAAGCTCTTGCCACCACATCAAACTCCTGTATATATAGCTTGA